The Mesoterricola silvestris sequence ATCCCGGCGAATCCCGCGTTTTGACCATCTCGTTCGCCGGCGCGAACCGCCTCCAGGATGGGGAAACCATCGTGTCCGCAACGTGGCTCATCGAACACGACGATGGGACCGCCTCCACGACCACGGCGGGGACGTGTGACACCTCCACGCATCCCTTGGTCAAGGCCCAGGTCACCGGGGGAACCCACAACACGACTGACCTCCACAGGGCGCGGGCGGTCACAAGCACGGGCCGGGTCATCCTCGCGGGTGGGCTCCAGTCGGTCTACAAGGGGGCGTGATGACTGTCATTGCGTGGGACGGGAAGACGTTGGCGGCGGATCGGCAGGCGACCAATTGCGGTTTGGCATCCTCCTGCACGAAAATTCAACGCTTCGAGAATGGGGCCATTGTCGGAATGACAGGTGAAATCGCCGGGGGGCTAAACCTCTTTAAGTGGTATGCCAATGGATCTGACCCCGAAAAATGGCCCGCTCGTCAGGCCACAGATGATTGGTCCAGATTGATCGTTGTCGAAAACGGTAAAGCATTTACATATGAACATCTTCCGGTCCCCGTGCCAGTGGAAGATCCGTTCATGGCTTGGGGCTCTGGCTGTGACTTCGCAATGGGTGCCCTCGCTATGGGCGCTGACGCCCGCATGGCGGTTGAAATCGCATCCCGATTCAGCGACTCCTGCGGAATGGGCGTGGATGCCTTCGACGTGACGTCTGATGGCGGTCAGAAATGACACCCCCAATTCCTGACAAGATCCGCTCCAACCTCATCTCCCTCATGGTGGATACCACCCGCTATGAGGCGGGGCTGGCGGCCAAAATTGACCGGATGATCCTCCAGTTGGGGCAAGACCTCATCCGGGATCTCGTGGGGTCAGGGCTCGACACCCCGCGCACGGACTGGCAGAAGTCAAGGCTGCGCTCACTCCTGGCCCAGGCCCAGAAGACCATCGAAACCGGCTATGGGGATATTGCATCCTTCCAGTCCGATGAGATGACCGGCCTCATCCGGGTATCCGGCAAGGGCGTGGTAACCGCCGTGAACGCCGCCATGGGGGCCGACATCATGATCCCGCCCAAATGGACGCCGGAACTTCTCCGGAGCCTTGCAGACGGCTCCCTGATCCAGGGCGCCCCCTCTGCGGACTGGTGGGCAAGGCAGGGGGCGGACCTGACAAACGCCTTCGCAGATCAGATGCGGCAGGGCGTGCTTCGGGGCGAAACCATTACCCAGCTACGGGACCGGATCCTGGGCCAGAACCTCCCCGGGGTCAACGCTGCGGGCAAGGTGGACCTCCGCACGGTCCAGCCCGCCCTCCGAGCCCCGATCTACACGGCCCGCCGCAATGCGGAGGCCCTGGTGCGCTCCAGCGTGATCTCCATGAGCAGCGCGGCCCACCACGCAGCCTATGAGGCCAATTCGGACATCATGGCGGGGGAGACGTGGACGGCCACACTCGACATTTCTACGTGTCCGCGCTGCGGGGCCTTGGATTCTGTAACGTTCCCGTGGGGTTCCGAGCATCCAACCCCTGCGCTTCACTTTGGGTGCCGATGCTTCTTGACCCCGCAGACGAAATCCTGGCAACAACTCGCCCGCGAAGCCCACGGCAATTCCACCCTGGCCAAGGAACTGGACAACATCCCCGAAGGCGACCGCGCCTCTATGGACGGTCCCGTCTCAGGGAAATTCACCTACCAAAACTGGTTTGATGCCCAGCCCAAGGCGCGGCAGGTGGAGATTCTAGGCGACCGGAAATTGGAACTCTACCAGAAGGGCAAGTTGTCCTTCGCAGACATGATCAACCAGAAGGGCAACCCCCTGACCATCAAGCAACTTGAGGAGATGTATTCGTGAGCAACCCCCAGTCGATCCTCATGGAAGCAGAGTCCCTGGTCAACGGTGACCGGCAAGCGGCATACGGAACGCCCCTGGACAATTGGAGCCGAATCCGAGACCTCGCCAGGGCCACGGGCAGACCCGGCCTTTCCCAGGTCACATGCGAAGACCTGGCCATCCTCATGGTGCTGGTGAAACTGGCCCGCGAAACTGCCAGCCCCAAGCGGGATAACGCCGTGGATGGCGCCGCCTACTTCCACATCCTGGATCAAGTCAGGGGGCAATGATGAGTGATCGCAAACGCCCCATAGGATGGACCCGGACCCAATGGCGATCCCACCAGCAGCGGTGCGCAAGGGCCCGCGCCAAGGGGCTTCCAGAACCCTCCGTGGACGAGCCGTTCTTCCCCCATGGGGGTGATCGGGACCGTCAGGCGTTCGAGAAACGTGAACATGGGAGCAAAACGAACAAGCCCCTGGGCCAGCGGGTAGCCGAGGAAGGCTCGAAGAAACCCGAAGGTGATAGGACCCTACTTTCCGAGCGGGAACGGAAATACGACCCCTCTGCGAACGCCGAAGACATGATCGCGGACCTTCGGCGGATCCAGGAGGAATTCCCTACCCGGCACATTTCCCGGACCCTCTACCGGAACGAGGGCCAGTATTCGGAACGCACCTGGTCTGCGAGGTTCGGCACCTTCCACGAATTTAGGCGGGAGGCGGGCCTGGAGCACCACCGGGGAGCGCAACGCCTGGAGAAGGCCATCGCTACCCATTCCGCCCGGGACCGATACCGAGGCTTCTATGAAATTGAAATCCTGCCCTGGGTAGGGAAATACGAGGTGACCCACGCGGACGGCATCAAGCGGATCCTCATCGGGTCCGACTTCCACGACCGCAACTCGGATCCCTTCCCCCTATCCGTCTTCATCGCCACGGCAGAGCGGGTTCAGCCTGACGTGATCGTCCTCAATGGAGACGTGTTCGAATTCGCGGAATTCAGCCGGTTCGATAAGGATCCCCGGCAGATCAGCGTCAAGGGTGCCTTTGAATTCGTGCGGGACCACATCTTCCGGCCCCTGCGAAAAGGGTGCCCCAAAGCCCAGATCGACCTCATTATCGGCAACCACGACGCCCGGGTCCTGCGGCACATGGCCGACCGGACCCCCTACATCGTGCCCCTCATGGACCTCATGGGGATCAGCCTCTCAACCCTTTTCGGGCTGGACGCCTTCCGTATCAACCTGGTCAACAAGGCCGATTTCAGCGCCTATCAGGTCAAGGAAGGGCGAGACGAAATCGCCAAGAACTACAAAATCTACTTCAACACCCTCCTGGTAGGGCATCATCCCGGTAACTACGGCATCTCTAGTGTCGGCGGGCACACCCACAAGCCCGAATTCAAGGCGACCGTGAACGAGCTTTCCGGCGCCTACTTCCAACTCACCACCGGATGCCTGGCCAAAATTGACTTTGATTACGTCGAAGGGCTGAATCGCTACAGCCAGTCCTTCGCCCTGATCCACGTGGACCCCGTCAAGCGGGAATGCGTCCCGGAACATATCGTCTTCAGCCAAAACTACGCCGTGGTGGGAGGGATCCTCTACCGCCGACCCGTTGAGAACGTGGGGTGAGCCATGCAGGTGATCCGGGTTCCGCTCTACGGGTTCAAACTGCACATCTCCTTGGACATTGGGGAGGCAAGCGACTTCATCCAGGCCCATTCCCCTCTCCAGGAGGAAGCCCTGTCCGATATGGCGGGCATCTCGCACTCGTTCCTGGACAAGGCGGGAATCCGATGGTGGATCCTGGGCATTTTTGACGGGACCTACAACACCGTGGCCCACGAAGCGACCCACATAGCCTGGAAGATCCTGGAAACCTGCGGCGTCAAGATTAGTCCCACCAACCACGAAGCGATGGCTTACCTAGTTGGCTGGATCGTTGACGAGGTGCTGATGCTCTTCCCGGAATTGGTCCCTACGCCGGATCAGATGCGGGGATCGGGTCTGGTCTGAAAACACGTTTTCCACTCCAACGCCCGTAGAGTGGACAGGCCAGGAACCAACCTCTAAATGTGCCCAGGGAATGGGCCTTTAGGGGAGATCCCAGCATGACCAAGATCAGGCTCAAGTCCCTGGACGGATTGGACGCCGAAAGCGCCGCCCTCTTCAAGAAGGCGGATGACGGGATGTTCGAATACGAACCCGAGGACGTGACCGGCCTCAAGTCCGCGCTCGAAAAGGAGCGCACGAACAGCAAGAAATACGAGCCCCTGGCCAAGGCGTGGGAAAAGCTCGGGAAGACGCCGGAAGAGATTTCCGCCCTTCTGGAGCGCGAGAAAGACCTGGAGAAGAAGAAGGAAGAACTGGAACTCCAGGACGCTCTCAAGAAGGGCGAATACCAGAAGGTGCTGGACGGCGAGGCCAAGAAGCGGGAGCAGATGGCCGCAGCCCACAAGGCAGACCTGGAAGCCGCCAACGGCACCGCCATGCGCTACAAGTCGGCGCTGGAGAAATACCTCATCGAAGCCCAGGCCACGGCGGCGATCACCGAAGCCAAGGGCGTCCCCCAGCTCCTCATGCCCCATGTCCTGGGGCGTGTGAAGGTCCTGGAACAGGATGGGAAGTTCACGGTTCAGATCCTCGATCCGGTTGGCAACCCCCTGGTTGCCGGTGCCGGTGGTGAACCCGCGACCTTCAAACACCTCCTGGATGGCTTCAAGGCCGATCCGATCTTCGGTCGTGCCTTCGAAGGCACCAACGCCTCGGGAGGAGGCGCCCCGCACACCAAGTCCAACCCCGGCGCCAAAACCATGACCCGCGCCTCCTTCGACCAACTCACGCCCACAGACCGTTCCGCCTTCATGAAGGACGGCGGAAGTCTGACCGACTAAAGGATTCCTGCGATGTCCAACACCCTGACCAACCTCATCCCCGTCATGTATGCCGCCCTCGATATCGTGGCCGCTGAGCCCCTGGGCTTCATCCCCGCCGTCGAGATCGACGCCAAGGCTTCCCAGGCCGCCGTTGGCCAGATCGTGACCACGCCCGTCACCCCCGCCGCCAGCACCGGTGACATCGTCGCTGGCCAGCTCCCCCCCGACGATGGCGACCAGAACATCGGCAACACCACCATGACCATCCAGAAGTCCAAGTATTCCCCCATCCGCTGGAGCGGGGAGGAACTGAAGGGCTTCGAGCAGAGTGGCACCTACAAGGATGTCCTGGCCCAGCAGCTCGCCCAGTCCTTCCGTGCCCTCCGCAACCTGGTGGAAACCGACCTCGCCGGTCTGGCCGTGAGCGCCTCCCGCGCCACCGGCACCGCCGGAACCACCCCCTTCGCCACCGACCTGAGCGACCCCGCGAACCTCCGCAAGATCCTCCAGGACAACGGCGCCCCCCTGTCCGATCTCCAGCTCGTCATCAACACTGCCGCTGGCGCCAAGCTCCGGACCCTGGGCCAGCTCACCAAGGCGAACGAGGCGGGCACCACCAGCATGCGCGAGAGCGGCATCCTCCTGGACATCCACGGCTTCAAGATCCGTGAGTCCGCCAAGGTCGGCTCCATCGCCGCCGGAACGGGCGCGGGCTACCTGGTGAACAACGTCGCTGGCTACGCGATTGGCGCCACCGCCATCGCGGTCGATACCGGCGCCGGAA is a genomic window containing:
- a CDS encoding phage fiber-tail adaptor protein, producing MSDFEIFSPRDPGESRVLTISFAGANRLQDGETIVSATWLIEHDDGTASTTTAGTCDTSTHPLVKAQVTGGTHNTTDLHRARAVTSTGRVILAGGLQSVYKGA
- a CDS encoding phage minor head protein; this encodes MTPPIPDKIRSNLISLMVDTTRYEAGLAAKIDRMILQLGQDLIRDLVGSGLDTPRTDWQKSRLRSLLAQAQKTIETGYGDIASFQSDEMTGLIRVSGKGVVTAVNAAMGADIMIPPKWTPELLRSLADGSLIQGAPSADWWARQGADLTNAFADQMRQGVLRGETITQLRDRILGQNLPGVNAAGKVDLRTVQPALRAPIYTARRNAEALVRSSVISMSSAAHHAAYEANSDIMAGETWTATLDISTCPRCGALDSVTFPWGSEHPTPALHFGCRCFLTPQTKSWQQLAREAHGNSTLAKELDNIPEGDRASMDGPVSGKFTYQNWFDAQPKARQVEILGDRKLELYQKGKLSFADMINQKGNPLTIKQLEEMYS
- a CDS encoding DUF6378 domain-containing protein, yielding MSNPQSILMEAESLVNGDRQAAYGTPLDNWSRIRDLARATGRPGLSQVTCEDLAILMVLVKLARETASPKRDNAVDGAAYFHILDQVRGQ
- a CDS encoding P22 phage major capsid protein family protein, whose translation is MSNTLTNLIPVMYAALDIVAAEPLGFIPAVEIDAKASQAAVGQIVTTPVTPAASTGDIVAGQLPPDDGDQNIGNTTMTIQKSKYSPIRWSGEELKGFEQSGTYKDVLAQQLAQSFRALRNLVETDLAGLAVSASRATGTAGTTPFATDLSDPANLRKILQDNGAPLSDLQLVINTAAGAKLRTLGQLTKANEAGTTSMRESGILLDIHGFKIRESAKVGSIAAGTGAGYLVNNVAGYAIGATAIAVDTGAGTVKAGNVVTFAGDTNKYIAAADLAGGVLTLAAPGLLQAVADNAAITVGATFTGNMGFERAAIKLLTRTPAMPEEGDDADDVYNLTDPFSGLTFQIAKYKLYRRIKYEVGLAWGVKALKSEFIADLLG